A window of the Chloroflexus sp. Y-396-1 genome harbors these coding sequences:
- a CDS encoding pyridoxal phosphate-dependent aminotransferase, translated as MPGVFSQLDLTPNRLTLARDARAAQGDLIDLTSSNPTTQGLIFPAEILAAAAASYWSTRCYHPDPHGDLAARTAVVEYYARRSPPLVLQPDDVFLTASTSEAYSLLFALLADPGDNLLVPNVTYPLFEYLAALRNLELRFYQLDEERNWRINARSLRRAVDERTRAIIIVSPHNPTGAIVDTPLATLDLLGIPVICDEVFAPFTYAVSDTPPLAALHPDLPMFTLNGISKLFALPDLKLGWIVLNRPARVFAPRLELLNDTLLGANALSQHLLPTLFAQGETFVRMMVDRVRANLTLALQQFTDHPRIHARPPAGGYYLFPAIDGWDDEERLVLYLLERGVFVHPGYFYGEVPGCHIMLSALTEPTTFAVGVERLCAALG; from the coding sequence ATGCCTGGTGTCTTCTCACAGCTTGACTTAACGCCAAACCGGTTGACATTAGCGCGAGATGCACGGGCGGCACAGGGTGATTTGATCGATCTGACCAGCAGTAATCCGACGACGCAGGGTCTGATCTTTCCTGCCGAAATTCTGGCTGCTGCCGCTGCTTCCTACTGGTCTACACGTTGCTATCATCCGGATCCGCACGGTGATCTAGCAGCACGCACGGCAGTGGTTGAATACTACGCACGTCGTTCGCCGCCGCTCGTGCTTCAGCCTGACGACGTATTTCTGACGGCCAGTACGAGTGAAGCTTATAGTTTGCTTTTCGCTCTGCTGGCCGATCCCGGTGATAATCTGCTCGTGCCAAACGTTACCTACCCGCTCTTTGAATACCTCGCAGCACTGCGTAACCTTGAACTACGTTTTTATCAGCTCGATGAAGAACGAAACTGGAGGATTAATGCCCGGTCGTTGCGACGTGCCGTCGATGAACGCACACGGGCGATTATCATTGTCTCGCCGCATAATCCTACCGGAGCAATTGTAGATACTCCGCTGGCAACCCTTGATTTATTGGGCATACCGGTAATCTGTGATGAGGTGTTTGCCCCGTTTACGTATGCAGTGTCAGACACGCCACCGTTGGCTGCTCTGCACCCTGATCTGCCGATGTTTACCTTGAACGGTATCTCAAAGCTCTTTGCTTTACCCGATCTCAAATTGGGCTGGATCGTGCTCAACCGACCGGCACGAGTCTTTGCTCCTCGTCTCGAATTGTTGAACGATACCTTGCTAGGCGCCAATGCCTTAAGTCAGCATCTTTTGCCGACGCTGTTTGCGCAGGGTGAAACCTTTGTGCGTATGATGGTTGATCGAGTACGGGCGAATTTGACCCTGGCTCTGCAACAATTTACCGATCATCCACGCATTCATGCCCGACCACCTGCCGGTGGGTATTATCTCTTTCCGGCTATTGACGGGTGGGATGATGAAGAGCGGCTGGTACTCTATCTCCTCGAACGGGGCGTGTTTGTGCATCCAGGTTACTTCTATGGCGAGGTTCCCGGTTGTCATATCATGCTGTCGGCATTGACTGAACCGACAACCTTTGCCGTTGGCGTCGAACGTCTCTGTGCGGCGTTGGGTTAG
- a CDS encoding sortase produces MTTFPQHRSTSRRSSPTPVPPTGDHELLQQLLLHDLPARRDPLRPIQLRSHAVYRRDALQGFLVRTWVDRALLLAEITLFCAMVIVFAYWLIDGYGRDWWRAWWGSASSPVTVVTTPVVVPTPVSPPAAAPHLPALPFTAPELAVEPADYLAPQTHVQSLPKTDPRPQRLRIPAIQLDTPVYEVFVVDGAWQVAEYAAGYHHGTALPGNTGNTVLSGHAGLRGAVFRDLPALKIGDEIFLETGGWSYRYRVRDMRNVWPTQVEVMDPTPTPVLTLITCTNWDTQRLIVIADLIDSRPLS; encoded by the coding sequence ATGACCACTTTTCCGCAGCACCGTTCTACCAGTCGACGGTCGTCACCGACACCGGTACCACCTACCGGCGATCATGAGTTGCTGCAACAATTACTCTTACACGATCTCCCTGCTCGGCGTGATCCGCTCCGTCCGATACAATTGCGGTCACATGCTGTGTATCGCCGCGATGCACTGCAAGGTTTTCTGGTGCGTACCTGGGTTGATCGCGCCTTGCTTCTTGCTGAGATAACTCTTTTTTGCGCAATGGTCATCGTCTTTGCCTACTGGCTGATCGATGGTTATGGACGGGATTGGTGGCGGGCATGGTGGGGGTCGGCTTCATCACCGGTTACAGTTGTCACCACGCCGGTTGTTGTACCAACACCGGTTTCACCGCCTGCCGCAGCTCCGCATCTTCCGGCATTGCCATTTACTGCGCCCGAACTGGCGGTTGAGCCGGCCGATTATCTTGCACCGCAAACGCATGTTCAATCACTCCCTAAAACCGATCCGCGACCGCAACGGCTACGTATTCCGGCTATTCAGCTCGATACGCCGGTGTATGAGGTTTTTGTTGTGGATGGCGCCTGGCAGGTTGCGGAATATGCTGCTGGCTATCATCACGGCACGGCTCTTCCGGGGAATACAGGCAATACCGTATTGTCCGGTCATGCCGGACTACGTGGCGCAGTGTTTCGAGATCTTCCGGCACTCAAGATTGGTGATGAGATATTTCTGGAAACGGGTGGCTGGTCATATCGCTATCGTGTGCGCGACATGCGCAACGTCTGGCCTACTCAGGTTGAAGTGATGGATCCGACACCAACGCCTGTGCTTACGCTGATTACCTGTACCAACTGGGATACGCAGCGCCTCATCGTCATAGCCGATCTGATCGATTCGCGTCCGCTCAGTTGA
- a CDS encoding DUF11 domain-containing protein: MSSKPSPSAQFPSGRGREPAPWTIWELMAITVSILMIVVPLIVEGLNWIQPPVAPAQGLMEATGPTIELEQRPPTFTPVPTSTPTSGTATPDTPTPVTPTVDTPTPVTPTADTPTPVTSTPVTPTVDTPTPVTPTPVTPTAVTPTPITTTPIPTFTPSPTPGATRVTKVASLTTVSIGQDFSYSLSVTTQSDAPITLTLRDVLDSNLELLSVSAFGGTCFSGQTVLCTLNVSRFNPASVTLQVRVRPSASEGSNIPNQAVLEQGSQQVGVSNVVTVRVLGSVPPTAQITNTPTQVETDTPTPVTPIVVTVTPITTVTPVATNTPVASPVPSTPRPTSPPQPRPPEPPPPPTAPPPAPTEPPVVLPTEPPPPTPVVTVAPRPTTTPRPRPPASPTRTPTPEVSPTPTEPPAPAVFGESDLLLRLTSDWGSAYADQDIVFTIVLGNTHPTQMVSAVNVRSVMPSNLRILSASASRGTDPTINGQTVSYVAPDLAPGERVEINIATRIRPNVATGTLLVVQAQATYRELNRPVFSNISTVLVVGEQQAATATATLAPIISPTFTATTVTVTSTPTASAVPTATVTTGVVLGGGTSATATPSAASPVASGQTGGTAPLPNTSAGIPFLGVLLLGATLLTRTIRLHRARERI; the protein is encoded by the coding sequence ATGTCGTCAAAACCTTCACCCTCAGCTCAGTTTCCTTCCGGTCGAGGCCGTGAGCCAGCGCCCTGGACGATCTGGGAGTTGATGGCAATTACAGTAAGTATTTTGATGATAGTTGTTCCACTCATCGTAGAAGGTCTGAACTGGATACAACCGCCAGTGGCGCCTGCGCAGGGGTTAATGGAAGCTACTGGGCCGACGATTGAGCTGGAACAACGTCCGCCAACATTTACACCGGTACCGACAAGTACGCCTACATCGGGGACGGCGACTCCAGATACACCGACACCGGTCACGCCGACGGTTGATACACCAACGCCGGTCACGCCGACGGCTGATACACCAACGCCGGTTACATCGACACCCGTCACACCGACGGTTGACACTCCCACACCGGTTACGCCGACACCCGTCACACCGACGGCTGTTACTCCAACCCCTATTACAACAACGCCAATTCCAACGTTCACTCCCTCACCGACACCGGGTGCAACCCGAGTTACAAAAGTTGCCTCATTGACGACGGTGAGTATCGGTCAAGACTTCAGCTATAGCCTGTCGGTTACGACTCAGAGCGATGCTCCGATCACCCTCACCTTGCGCGATGTGTTAGATTCTAACCTGGAGCTTTTGAGCGTATCGGCGTTTGGCGGTACCTGCTTTTCTGGTCAAACAGTACTCTGTACCTTGAACGTGAGCAGGTTTAATCCCGCTTCAGTAACACTGCAAGTGCGGGTACGACCGTCTGCTAGCGAAGGATCTAATATTCCTAATCAGGCTGTACTGGAACAGGGGAGCCAGCAAGTTGGGGTCTCGAATGTAGTTACAGTGCGGGTGTTGGGGAGTGTTCCTCCTACCGCGCAGATTACGAATACTCCGACCCAGGTTGAAACTGATACTCCAACCCCGGTCACACCAATAGTAGTGACGGTAACACCTATAACGACCGTTACGCCAGTAGCAACTAATACTCCGGTTGCTTCACCTGTACCATCTACACCACGACCGACATCGCCGCCTCAACCACGCCCGCCTGAACCGCCACCGCCTCCAACTGCGCCGCCACCGGCTCCGACCGAACCACCGGTCGTCTTACCAACGGAGCCGCCGCCACCAACACCAGTGGTAACGGTTGCGCCCCGGCCAACTACAACGCCACGACCGCGGCCTCCAGCCTCACCAACTAGAACGCCAACGCCGGAGGTTTCGCCGACTCCAACCGAGCCACCAGCACCGGCTGTATTTGGTGAGAGTGATCTGCTCTTGCGGCTGACGAGTGATTGGGGGAGTGCCTACGCCGACCAAGATATTGTCTTTACCATCGTGCTCGGAAATACGCACCCGACTCAGATGGTGAGTGCAGTGAATGTACGCAGTGTTATGCCTTCCAATCTACGGATTCTGAGCGCAAGCGCGAGTCGTGGCACCGATCCGACTATCAATGGTCAGACGGTATCCTACGTTGCGCCCGATCTGGCACCAGGTGAGCGGGTTGAAATCAATATTGCGACCCGAATTCGTCCGAATGTAGCTACCGGTACATTGTTGGTGGTACAGGCCCAGGCAACCTACCGAGAGTTGAATCGACCGGTGTTCTCGAACATCAGTACGGTATTGGTGGTTGGAGAGCAGCAGGCTGCGACCGCGACCGCAACCCTTGCACCGATCATCAGTCCTACCTTCACTGCAACAACCGTTACCGTAACGTCTACGCCAACCGCTTCTGCTGTTCCTACTGCTACTGTGACAACGGGGGTAGTACTGGGTGGTGGCACGTCAGCGACTGCTACTCCGTCAGCAGCTTCTCCGGTAGCGAGTGGTCAGACCGGCGGAACAGCGCCATTACCAAACACGAGCGCCGGTATTCCATTCCTCGGTGTGCTGCTTCTTGGTGCAACCTTGTTGACACGCACGATCCGTCTGCATCGTGCCCGCGAGCGAATCTGA
- a CDS encoding phage holin family protein: MSSAPSPSTQIRHELSRLFLRWLIYSIAIFAAVWIVPGIEFSGPGWQIGIVALLFGFLNALLRPLLYLLTCPLVILTLGLFGLIINALLLGLTSALADQLGIAFVVDGFWPAFFGGLVISLVSTTLQYLAGDVQVRIVVERRPRE, translated from the coding sequence ATGTCTTCAGCTCCTTCACCTTCAACTCAAATACGGCACGAGCTTAGCCGCCTATTCTTACGCTGGCTGATCTACTCAATCGCGATCTTCGCCGCCGTCTGGATCGTGCCGGGCATAGAGTTCAGCGGGCCGGGATGGCAAATCGGGATCGTTGCTCTCCTCTTTGGCTTTCTCAATGCCTTGTTGCGCCCATTGCTCTACCTGCTCACCTGTCCGCTGGTCATCTTGACACTTGGTCTATTTGGGCTGATTATTAATGCCCTCCTGCTGGGTTTGACCTCTGCGCTAGCCGATCAATTGGGGATTGCGTTCGTGGTGGATGGGTTCTGGCCAGCTTTCTTCGGTGGACTGGTCATCTCGCTAGTCAGCACAACGCTGCAATACCTTGCCGGTGATGTTCAGGTCCGGATTGTCGTTGAACGTCGGCCACGCGAATAA
- a CDS encoding class I SAM-dependent methyltransferase gives MIDEQTMTKVDQSVLFARVEQSARADGKEAYFRLHRYRFAAMLRAMGPANGAQVLEVGVTPGHFTELLVGAGFQVSGADLDPFTRKALWDRLGVEVRQVHLEREPLPYPDTSFDWVVFSEVIEHMVYSPLPILREFYRVLRPGGRLLVTTPNELYLKSRARAILRMLLWQSLSTPEEFRHQMLLEGEARYTTHSRTYTMDELTWLIEQAGFRIQTRRFEAPWERVGLEAGRLLRAPHRVLAKALFFALTMAIPPTRSMLLVVGQKNQEM, from the coding sequence ATGATTGACGAACAAACAATGACAAAAGTTGACCAGAGCGTATTATTTGCCCGTGTCGAGCAGAGCGCTCGGGCAGATGGGAAAGAAGCCTATTTTCGATTACACCGCTACCGATTCGCGGCAATGTTGCGAGCGATGGGGCCAGCCAATGGCGCTCAAGTGCTGGAAGTTGGTGTAACGCCAGGTCATTTCACCGAACTTCTCGTTGGCGCCGGTTTTCAGGTCAGTGGTGCTGACCTTGATCCATTTACTCGCAAAGCTCTCTGGGATCGATTAGGGGTAGAGGTGCGCCAGGTACATCTTGAACGTGAGCCTCTACCTTACCCCGATACCAGCTTTGATTGGGTCGTCTTCTCAGAGGTGATCGAGCACATGGTCTATTCGCCATTGCCGATCTTGCGCGAGTTTTATCGTGTGTTGCGCCCAGGCGGTCGGTTGCTCGTTACCACGCCGAATGAACTCTATCTGAAAAGTCGAGCGCGCGCTATCCTCCGTATGCTGCTCTGGCAGAGCCTGAGTACACCAGAAGAGTTCCGTCACCAGATGTTGCTAGAAGGTGAGGCGCGCTACACAACCCACAGTCGTACCTATACTATGGATGAGTTAACCTGGCTGATTGAGCAGGCGGGTTTTCGTATCCAAACCAGGCGGTTCGAGGCTCCATGGGAGCGAGTAGGCCTTGAGGCGGGCCGTCTTCTTCGCGCGCCACATCGGGTATTGGCAAAAGCGCTCTTTTTTGCCTTAACGATGGCTATTCCGCCGACACGATCGATGCTACTGGTTGTTGGCCAGAAAAATCAGGAAATGTGA
- a CDS encoding UDP-2,3-diacylglucosamine diphosphatase — translation MRRCSNVRQAKQRSNASVNVLMKVVSWSLRLLLRLAVAITLLLLLRSIVLRIRRVQIRPTPYTTPPIGPESIDIHRRRIVVSDLHLGAGDRKDDFCDDETLIAFLDHYVSREPTELILAGDTFEFLQVSLPDVADDEWTPRAAARRLQAILTAHAGVIDALRRFVQQPGHQLTILIGNHDFELHYPTAKMVLREALDLAADDHRLRFGISYHGGGVYIVHGNQFDPWNRFINFAGISEPFEVVRGTQLVKEVINELEDDPFPLSPLIDNIKPSSAFFWYLMSLQRLRDPDARRFVTRGIVGFLQVTAWAPPHHLSSEPDEWLKRSPLLLFWRPIAALRRQRVARHQAIARQFGAAAEAVGNLPEVVDQVRDEARRQASREVAAFNDEVAREMAILARQPAYRTDRLFVCGHTHLARVIKLDHDRVYINTGTWTDIVFDVETMRRPTQRYPFLEIINDADGIPHGQLLVWYGPDQPPRVWVEEEPSRQRKQSRVQ, via the coding sequence ATGCGTCGTTGTTCCAACGTTCGCCAAGCGAAGCAACGATCCAATGCTAGTGTCAACGTTCTCATGAAGGTTGTCAGTTGGAGCCTGCGTTTGCTGTTGCGATTGGCGGTCGCGATCACATTGTTACTCCTGCTGCGCTCGATTGTCTTGCGCATCCGTCGCGTACAAATTCGACCCACGCCATATACGACCCCTCCGATAGGTCCTGAGTCAATCGATATTCACCGGCGTCGCATTGTTGTCAGCGATTTACATCTGGGTGCTGGCGATCGTAAAGACGATTTTTGCGACGATGAAACATTGATCGCGTTTCTCGATCACTATGTCAGTCGTGAACCGACCGAATTAATCTTGGCCGGCGACACCTTTGAATTTTTGCAGGTTAGTCTGCCCGATGTCGCCGATGATGAATGGACACCACGTGCGGCAGCGCGTCGCCTTCAGGCTATCCTCACTGCTCACGCTGGCGTTATTGACGCATTGCGCCGCTTTGTGCAACAGCCAGGTCATCAACTAACCATTCTGATCGGCAATCACGATTTTGAGCTGCACTATCCGACGGCAAAGATGGTTTTACGCGAGGCACTCGATCTTGCAGCGGACGATCATCGCTTGCGTTTTGGCATCAGCTATCACGGTGGTGGCGTTTATATCGTCCATGGCAATCAATTTGATCCGTGGAATCGCTTCATCAACTTTGCCGGTATCAGTGAACCGTTTGAAGTGGTGCGAGGGACGCAGCTTGTCAAAGAGGTGATCAACGAACTCGAAGATGATCCCTTTCCGCTGTCGCCTTTGATCGACAATATTAAGCCATCTTCAGCTTTTTTCTGGTACTTAATGAGTTTACAACGGTTGCGTGACCCGGATGCACGTCGGTTTGTTACTCGTGGCATTGTTGGCTTCTTGCAAGTAACTGCGTGGGCACCGCCACACCATCTTTCCAGCGAACCAGATGAATGGCTTAAGCGCTCGCCGCTACTGTTGTTCTGGCGTCCAATCGCTGCCCTTCGCCGCCAGCGTGTTGCCCGGCATCAGGCAATTGCCCGTCAGTTTGGTGCTGCGGCTGAAGCCGTCGGAAATCTGCCAGAAGTCGTTGACCAGGTACGTGATGAGGCGCGCCGTCAGGCCAGTCGCGAAGTGGCAGCGTTCAATGACGAAGTAGCGCGAGAAATGGCTATTCTTGCTCGGCAACCAGCGTACCGTACTGATCGACTTTTTGTTTGTGGCCATACCCATCTGGCTCGTGTCATTAAGCTAGATCATGACCGTGTGTACATCAACACCGGTACCTGGACCGATATCGTCTTCGATGTTGAAACCATGCGCCGCCCAACCCAACGTTATCCGTTCCTGGAAATTATCAACGACGCCGACGGTATCCCGCATGGTCAATTGCTGGTCTGGTATGGTCCTGATCAACCACCACGAGTGTGGGTTGAAGAAGAACCTTCGCGGCAACGTAAACAAAGTCGTGTACAATAA
- a CDS encoding Trm112 family protein has protein sequence MKKVLRILGVVAVIGLAIAIFRAVRQYQEDSVFDLTPATNSNSNNSGQRGSISPELLSMLADPGDKGPVELMVDANGKEWLVNRRNGYRYPIEDGIPIMLLEEGEKNKDESLIQK, from the coding sequence ATGAAAAAGGTGCTGCGCATCCTCGGTGTTGTAGCAGTGATCGGACTGGCAATTGCCATCTTCCGAGCTGTCCGTCAGTATCAAGAAGATAGTGTTTTCGACCTCACACCGGCGACCAACAGCAATAGCAATAACAGTGGGCAGCGTGGTAGCATTAGCCCAGAGCTACTAAGTATGCTGGCCGATCCCGGTGATAAGGGGCCGGTTGAGTTGATGGTTGATGCCAACGGTAAGGAGTGGCTGGTCAACCGACGGAATGGTTATCGCTATCCGATTGAAGATGGCATCCCGATTATGCTGCTTGAAGAAGGTGAGAAAAACAAAGACGAGAGTCTGATCCAGAAGTAA
- the trpB gene encoding tryptophan synthase subunit beta yields MHEVASRPGRFGPYGGRYVPETLMPAVSALEAAYEEAKADPNFWAELTALHRTYTGRPTPLSFAARLTAHCGGAQIYLKREDLAHTGAHKINNALGQGLLAKRMEKRRVIAETGAGQHGVATATVCALLGLECVVYMGVDDMARQRPNVFRMRLLGAEVRGVSSGSRTLKDAINEAMRDWVTNPDSYYLLGSALGPHPYPTMVRDFQRIIGLEAREQILAATGRLPDVVVACVGGGSNAIGIFHPFLDDHSVALRGVEAGGKGERLGEHAARFRAATPGVLQGTYSYVLQDEAGQIALTHSVSAGLDYASIGPEHAWLHDSGRATYTAASDDEALAAFQLLARLEGIIPALESAHAVAEAMRLAPTMQPDQIILVNLSGRGDKDIFTVADLLGVSI; encoded by the coding sequence ATGCACGAGGTTGCTTCACGACCAGGACGTTTTGGTCCCTATGGTGGGCGCTACGTTCCTGAGACACTGATGCCAGCAGTTAGTGCGCTCGAAGCGGCGTATGAAGAGGCAAAGGCCGATCCGAACTTTTGGGCCGAACTAACAGCCCTTCACCGCACGTACACTGGTCGGCCAACACCATTGAGCTTTGCTGCCCGTCTGACTGCGCACTGTGGCGGTGCACAGATCTATCTGAAACGCGAAGATCTGGCCCATACCGGCGCCCACAAGATCAACAATGCTCTCGGTCAGGGATTACTGGCGAAACGGATGGAAAAACGGCGCGTTATCGCCGAGACCGGGGCCGGTCAACATGGCGTTGCCACTGCGACCGTCTGTGCTCTGCTAGGGCTCGAGTGTGTCGTCTATATGGGTGTGGACGACATGGCTCGCCAACGGCCAAACGTCTTTCGTATGCGTCTGCTAGGCGCAGAAGTACGAGGCGTCAGCAGCGGTTCACGCACGCTCAAAGATGCGATTAATGAAGCGATGCGCGACTGGGTTACTAATCCCGATAGCTATTACCTGCTTGGCTCAGCGCTTGGCCCGCACCCTTACCCGACAATGGTTCGCGACTTCCAGCGGATTATCGGTCTGGAAGCACGCGAGCAGATTCTTGCTGCTACCGGACGCTTACCAGATGTCGTAGTGGCTTGTGTTGGTGGTGGCTCGAACGCGATTGGCATCTTCCACCCATTCCTTGACGACCACAGTGTAGCGCTGCGTGGTGTGGAAGCTGGTGGCAAGGGTGAACGGCTCGGTGAACATGCTGCGCGCTTTCGAGCAGCAACACCCGGTGTCTTGCAGGGTACCTACTCGTATGTCTTGCAAGATGAAGCTGGTCAGATTGCACTCACCCACTCGGTCAGCGCAGGACTCGACTATGCCAGTATTGGCCCCGAACATGCCTGGTTACACGACAGCGGACGCGCAACGTACACGGCAGCCAGTGATGATGAAGCACTGGCGGCGTTTCAGTTGTTGGCCCGGCTCGAAGGCATTATCCCGGCGTTGGAAAGTGCCCACGCGGTTGCTGAAGCGATGCGCCTGGCGCCAACTATGCAGCCTGATCAGATCATTCTGGTCAATCTCTCTGGACGCGGCGATAAAGATATTTTCACTGTCGCTGATCTGTTAGGTGTTTCAATCTAG
- a CDS encoding diacylglycerol kinase family protein → MTTVILNPAAGRGLAGRRRNIIEAELRKHNLEYELFTTHARGGATELAIQAINRGNTRIIAVGGDGTINEVVNGILQAGKRVPVTLGIVPLGTGSDFIKSFPGFKQNDIAGAVQRICTNQTRSIDVGRIRVTAGRLTLTRYFINGLGMGLDAAVAVESLKIPLLRGFAVYLIASLRALATYHPGPMTVRFDGRQISRSLFFASVGNGRCQGGGFWITPDAQLDDGLLDLCMVDTMPIPRALRKIPLLMRGVHTNEPEVMMARARRIEVACPTPIPVATDGEVIATAAQRVDVEVLPGAVNLLV, encoded by the coding sequence ATGACAACAGTCATTCTTAATCCGGCAGCAGGGCGCGGTCTGGCCGGACGGCGACGGAATATCATTGAAGCTGAACTGCGTAAACACAACCTTGAATACGAGCTGTTTACGACCCATGCTCGTGGCGGTGCTACCGAGCTAGCAATCCAGGCGATCAATCGAGGAAACACTCGGATCATAGCCGTAGGGGGCGATGGCACGATCAATGAGGTTGTCAACGGTATTCTCCAGGCGGGCAAGCGGGTGCCGGTGACCTTGGGCATCGTCCCACTTGGTACAGGGAGTGATTTTATCAAATCGTTCCCCGGCTTCAAACAGAACGACATCGCGGGTGCTGTTCAACGCATTTGCACCAACCAGACCCGGTCAATTGATGTTGGGCGGATTCGTGTTACTGCCGGACGCTTAACCCTGACTCGCTATTTTATCAATGGTCTCGGTATGGGTCTCGATGCAGCAGTTGCCGTCGAGAGCCTTAAAATTCCTCTCTTACGCGGCTTTGCCGTCTACCTTATCGCATCACTTCGGGCATTGGCAACGTATCATCCCGGCCCAATGACGGTGCGTTTTGATGGGCGGCAGATCAGTCGATCACTCTTCTTTGCCAGCGTCGGCAACGGTCGTTGTCAGGGAGGGGGATTTTGGATAACCCCCGATGCACAACTTGATGATGGTTTGCTTGATCTCTGTATGGTCGATACAATGCCAATCCCCCGTGCATTGCGTAAGATACCCCTACTCATGCGTGGCGTGCATACCAATGAACCAGAGGTTATGATGGCACGCGCACGCCGGATCGAAGTTGCCTGCCCGACCCCGATCCCGGTTGCAACCGATGGCGAGGTAATCGCGACCGCCGCACAACGAGTTGACGTTGAAGTATTACCTGGGGCGGTGAACTTGTTGGTGTGA
- a CDS encoding choice-of-anchor I family protein has protein sequence MYFRILTILVTGLLLVGSSSHLASATGPSSTPVFTLLATYTTGLGNLSGETVAVSGNRMYVTNSDNNSLDIVDLSTITNPTRITRIDLSPYGASPNSVAVRDDLVAVAVEANPKTDPGSVVFFNAQGQYRNRVRVGALPDMLTFTPDGQRLLVANEGEPNDDYTIDPYGTISIIPVSGNIADLSDADVISVGFSDFEVGGARRTQFDTATRIFGPTANDSDAVQKNLEPEYITVTSDNQFAFVTLQENNAIAKINLQSNTVEWVRSLGLKDHSLLGNGLDASDRDDTINITNWPVFGMYQADAIASYTVNGQLYLVTANEGDARDYPGYSEERRVGASQYQLDPTNFPNATALKNNTALGRLTVSAASGDLDGDGDFDQIHVFGTRSFSIWSSEGQLIFDSGDRIERIVAETYPEFFNSDNNANTRDTRSDNKGPEPEGAAIGFINNRPYAFISLERQGGVMIFDINVPTAPTFVQYINNRNFNQTSSVGPDSGPEIVLFVPASRSPNGLPLLFVANEVSGTVSIYQAQLQWHSFLPIIQK, from the coding sequence ATGTACTTTCGTATACTGACCATCCTCGTCACTGGTTTATTATTGGTTGGTTCGTCGAGCCATCTGGCAAGTGCTACTGGCCCGTCATCCACTCCTGTATTCACTCTTCTCGCTACCTACACAACCGGTTTGGGCAATCTTTCTGGTGAAACCGTTGCTGTTAGCGGCAATCGAATGTATGTGACAAACAGCGATAACAATTCTCTTGACATTGTTGATCTAAGCACAATAACGAATCCAACTCGAATCACACGAATCGATCTCTCACCCTATGGCGCTAGCCCCAACAGTGTTGCAGTGCGTGACGATCTCGTTGCAGTAGCTGTTGAAGCAAATCCAAAGACTGATCCTGGCTCGGTCGTCTTTTTTAACGCACAAGGTCAGTATCGCAATCGAGTCCGGGTAGGTGCATTACCGGATATGCTGACGTTTACACCAGACGGCCAGCGACTGCTGGTAGCGAATGAAGGTGAGCCAAATGACGATTACACTATCGATCCATACGGAACAATCAGTATCATTCCGGTAAGCGGCAATATCGCAGATTTGAGTGATGCAGATGTAATCAGTGTTGGATTCAGCGACTTTGAAGTTGGTGGCGCCAGACGCACTCAATTTGATACTGCCACTCGCATCTTTGGGCCAACGGCAAATGATTCTGATGCAGTGCAGAAGAATTTGGAGCCGGAGTATATCACCGTGACGAGCGACAATCAGTTTGCGTTTGTCACCTTACAGGAAAATAATGCAATCGCAAAGATCAATCTGCAATCGAACACTGTTGAGTGGGTGCGATCGCTCGGCTTAAAGGATCACTCTCTGCTAGGTAACGGCCTTGATGCCAGTGATCGAGATGATACCATTAATATTACCAACTGGCCAGTCTTCGGCATGTATCAGGCGGACGCGATCGCTTCCTATACGGTGAACGGCCAGCTCTATCTTGTCACTGCTAACGAGGGTGATGCACGCGATTACCCTGGTTACAGTGAGGAGCGACGAGTAGGTGCTAGTCAGTATCAACTCGATCCAACGAATTTTCCCAATGCTACGGCGCTAAAGAACAATACTGCCCTTGGTCGATTGACCGTCAGTGCTGCGAGTGGTGATCTCGATGGTGATGGTGATTTTGATCAGATTCATGTCTTTGGGACTCGCTCGTTCTCAATTTGGAGCAGCGAGGGTCAGTTGATTTTCGATAGCGGTGATCGGATTGAAAGGATCGTCGCAGAAACCTACCCTGAATTTTTCAATAGTGATAATAACGCAAACACCCGCGATACACGGAGTGACAATAAGGGGCCTGAGCCAGAGGGAGCGGCAATTGGGTTCATTAATAATCGACCTTACGCCTTCATTAGTCTTGAGCGACAAGGCGGTGTCATGATTTTTGACATAAATGTCCCGACGGCACCGACTTTTGTGCAGTATATTAACAACCGGAATTTCAACCAAACAAGTTCGGTTGGTCCTGATAGTGGGCCAGAAATTGTGCTGTTCGTTCCGGCCAGTCGTAGTCCTAATGGTCTGCCGTTACTCTTTGTCGCTAACGAAGTTAGTGGAACAGTAAGCATTTATCAGGCTCAGCTCCAGTGGCATTCCTTCCTACCGATCATTCAAAAATGA